The Microlunatus soli genome contains the following window.
CGAGCTCGCCGACAGCTTGGCCGACGATCTGGTCGTGATCATGCGCAGCTACTTCGAGAAGCCGCGGACAACGGTCGGCTGGAAGGGGCTGATCAACGATCCGCATCTGGACGGCAGCCACGACATCGGTACCGGGCTCGAACTGGCGCGGCGCTTCCTGCTGGACGTCGGCGAGCTCGGCCTGCCGACGGCAACCGAACTGCTGGAACCGATCACACCGCAGTACGTCGCCGATCTGATCAGCTGGGCCGCGATCGGCGCACGGACCACCGAGAGTCAGATCCACCGCCAGTTGGCCTCCGGACTGTCGATGCCGGTCGGTTTCAAGAACGCCACCGACGGTGATGTCGGACTGGCCGTCGACGGCGCGGTGGCTGCCGGCCGACCGCAGTCCTTCCTCGGCATCGACGGCAACGGGCGGGCAGCCCTGGTCCGCACCACCGGCAACCCCGACGCCCACGTCGTCCTGCGCGGCGGACGCTCCGGTCCCAACTACGGGTCCGGCCCGGTTGCGATGGCGGCGGAACGCGCCGCCCAGGCGGGCGTCCGACCGCGCGTCGTCGTCGACGCCAGCCATGCCAACTCCGGCAAGGACCACCGTCGGCAAGCCGTCGTCGTCAACGAACTGGCCGACCAGATCGGCGCCGGCGACGACAACATCGGCGGGGTGATGATGGAGAGCTTCATCGTCGGCGGCGCGCAACCGCTGGACGTCACGGCCGGTCGGCAGCTGACCTACGGTCAAAGCGTGACCGACGCCTGTCTGTCCTGGGAGACGACCGCCGAGTTGTTGCCGCGGCTCGCACGTGCAGGTCGGGAACGCATCCGGCGTCGGTGATCAACAGCCGTCGTCGTGGAGTGCTGCCAGGATCTTTCGGATCAGCAGGCTGACCCGACGGACACAGCCAGCGTCGTTCTCGTCGACGCCGATGGCGAGCGAGCCGAGCGCGATCAGCAACGTGTGCAGGTCGAGACGCTGCCGAAAGCCGGCGATGTCGGTACGTCGATAGCCGGACAGGAGCGAGTCCAGGGAGAGCGCCGGTCCGCGGACCCGCAACACGGCGAGATCGTCGACCGGGGACCCGGCGTGGGTGTCGCCGAAGTCGATCACACCGGTCACCCGGAGCTCATCGTCGACGAAGATGTGCTTCGGGCTCAGATCGCCGTGACAGAGCACCGGGTCCGGGCACGGGAAGCGATCGGGATAGCGGTCCAGCGCCGCCATCAGCTCGTCGAACTCGTGATCGGAGAAGCCGGCCGTGATCACCAGGTCGCGCTCGGCCCGCCGCTTCGCCACCTCCGACGCCGTACGAGCCGTCCAGTCGCCGTCGACGGCGATCCCGGTGAGGTCGGCGATCATCCGGCCGATCTGGACGAGCACCCGGTGCCGCTGGTGCTGTCCGAGCCCGTCATACACCTCGACCAGGGCGCGGCCCGGGACAGCGCGTTGCACCATCACCGGGAACGCGGTGCCGTCGATCACCACGGTGTCGACCAGCAGCAGCTCCGGTGCCGGCATGCCGACCGAACGCGCTTGCTCGATCGCCCGGGCCTCGCGCAGCGATTCGTCGAGATCCCCACCGAACCGTTTGATCCGGATCAGCACGTCCCGCTCGCCGGTGGTCCGGACGCGGTAGACCTCGTTCTCGTAGCCGTCGACGATCCGCTGCACCTCGTCGAGCCGTCGGCCGGTGGCCCATCGGGTCAACCGGTCCAGGATGTCGATCGGTGTCGATACACCGGCGTGCAGCCCGCGAACGTAACTGTTCGGCCAGCCCGATGTCGACCCCATGCCCGGCATCTCAGCAGACCGTAGCCATCGCGGCCACGGGTTAAATCATGGGGCGCGCCCCGTTCAGCGCACCCGTGATTCGATCGGGGCGTAGTCTTCGGCGAGCAACGATCAGCTGCGCAGGAAGCCCCGGAAGTGTCCGCTGTAGCGACCCGCGATCAATCCGGTCGCGAGCCGGGTCGACTGCTGTCAAGCTGACGCGGTGGATGAGAACAGTGCGGTCAATCGGGAGTTCTGGGACGAGATTGCGCCGCACCACGCGGGCTCCGACTACTACGCCATCGAGCGCTTCGTGGCGTCCCCGGACAGCCTCGGCTTGATCGAGAAGTCCGAACTCGGAGACGTGGCCGGGCGATCGATCTGTCACCTGCAATGCCATCTGGGATTGGACTCGCTGTCGTTGGCGCGACTCGGAGCCGACGTGACCGGGGTGGACTTCTCGGGGGCTTCGCTGCGGATCGCCCGCGAACTCTGCGAACGGACGCGGCTACCGGCCCGATTCGTCGAATCCGACGTGCTCACCGCCGCCGCGACCCTGCAGACCGAGTACGACATCGTCTTCACCACCCGCGGAGTGCTGATGTGGATCGGTGATCTGGCGGGCTGGGCCGACAACTGCCTGCGGTTGCTGCGGCCCGGAGGCACCTTCTACCTGCTGGACATCCATCCGCTCGGGATGGCCGTGGAGCAGACCGGATCGGGGCTGCGGTTGGCGTCGTCCTACTTCGGCGGCGGAGCACCGTCGATCACCGAGGAGGACGCGTCGTACGCGGTCAGTGGCGTCGGGCTGACCCATCGCGAGACCCGGGAGTGGATCCATCCGGTCGGCGAGGTGGTCACCGCGCTGGCCGGCGCCGGTCTGGTGATCGAGTTCCTGCACGAGCATCCGGACGATGGCTACGCGCCGACGACGTTGTCGGCGACTGCCGACGTGGCGGGAGTGCCCGAGCTGCCGGCGTTGTTCTCGATTCGTGCGCATCGGCCCGGATAGCTCTTTGACAGGCTCAGGGCCCTTCGATCGGGTGGGCCGGTGTCGGCGGGTGTTCCTCGGTGAGGAGGATGATCACCATGAGTACTGAGGACAGAGCGCCGGCCGCAGCGTTGGCACGGGTGATCATCTCGACCGGCGACCTTCAGCGGGCACTGGCGATCTATCGCGACGTGTTGGGCTACCACGGCGACGTGACCGGTGACGTGGCGACGCTGAGCAACGGATCGGCGTCGGCGATCATGCTGCACCGGCGACCGACGACGCCCAGTGATGCGGCCGTTGCGGCGGCGTTCACCGTTGACGATCTTGACGCGGTGGTGCGGGCCTGGGAGGCGGCCGGTGGTTCGGTGATCGACCCGCCCAGTGATCAACCGTGGGGTGAGCGGATGGCTGTCGTCCGCGACGCGGACGGCCACGTCGTCTGCCTGATCGATCGCTGATCCCGGGCCCGCCGACAGCTCAGCCGGCGGTCCGATCGATCATCGGGTCGAGGACGTTCAATGCCCGCAGTTCGGCGTTGCCCAGCGGCGGTAGGGTCCGATGAGTGTGAACCGGCAGCCCGGCGAATGCGGCCTGGGTGATCTGGGAGGTGTCGCCGTGCGACACCAGCACGATGGCGCGACCTCGGTGCTCACGTTCCAGATCGGTGATCATGCTCAGCACCCGGTCACGCACCGCGCCGGTCGGTTCGACACCCGGCGCGGTCGCGTCCTCGGCATCGCGGGCCCAGACCTGGTCGTAGGCGCTGGCCGGGCCGCCGTCGAAGCCGCCGAAGTCGCGTTCGCGTAGCCGCCGGTCCAGTCGGACCGGGCCGGCTCCGGTGACCTCGCGGAGGATCTCGGCGGTCTCGGTGGTCCGGGAGAAGTCCGAGCTGATGATCACCGGGGGAGTCGCGTCGCCGGCCCGGTGAGCGGCCCAGGACGATGCACTGTCCCGGGCCTGGCGCCGGCCGAGCTCGGTCAGCCCGTTCGCCGGGTCGAGCCCGGCCGGGGCACGGCAGACGATCAGTCCGGCGACGTTCGGTCTGCTCTGCGCATGCCGCATCACGGTGTAGCTGTTCTCCAGCGTCGACAGGTCGAGCACCGGGACATCGTACGTGCTGCTCCAGGAGCCACCGGAGCCAGCACACTTGCCGACGACCATGGTTGGCGGCTAAGTTCTCAATCGATTGAGATGAGGTGGCGACGATGGCGTTCGAGGGACTGGACAATCCGAGTGTCCGGCGGTTCCAGCGCAAGGTGACCGTGCTGTCTGCCGGTGGCACCTTCCTGGACGGGTTCGACCTGACGGTGATCGCGGTGGCGCTGCCGCTGATCCACGCCGAGTGGCAACTGACCGCGTTGGAGAAGAGCCTGATCGTCTCCAGTGCGATCATCGGCTCCTTCATCGGCGCCAGCCTGCTGGGCAATCTGACCGACCGGTTCGGTCGGAAGGCGATGTACGTGGTCGACCTGCTGGCGTTCGTGATCTTCGCTGCCCTGACCGCGTTCTCCACCGAGGTGTGGCAGCTGATCCTGTTCCGCTTCCTGCTCGGCGTCGGCATCGGTGCCGACTATCCGATCTCGGCGACCCTGGTGTCGGAGTTCAGCTCGAACTCCCGGCGCGGGATGCACAGTACGTCGCTCGGCGCGATGTGGTTCGTCGGCGCCGTCGCGGCCTACCTCGTCGGGCTCGCCGTGGTTCCACTGGGTGACTGGTCCTGGCGGATCCTGCTGCTGGTCGGTGCCGCGATCGCTCTGGTGGTGTTCTTCTTCCGCGTCAAGCTGCCGGAATCGCCGCGCTGGCTCGCTTCCCGCGGCAGGCCTGAAGAAGCGCGATCGGTGATCGCCAGGATCACCGGCAACCCCGAGGCCGAGCTGGTGCTGCCGACCACGCCACCCCGGCAGCCCGTCCGCTTTCTGTTCTCCGGCGCGATGCGGCGGCGCACACTGTTCGTCTGCGGGTTCTGGTTCTGCTACGCCACCGCCTACTACGGCATCTCGATGTACACCCCGACGATCTTGGAACCGCTGACCAGCGGCGATCGCGTGATCACGATCATCGGGTCCGGCCTGGTCGCCGTGCTCGGCATGGTCGGCGCCTTCGTCGGGATGAATCTGGTCGACCGTTGGGGACGCCGGCCGTTGATCATCACCTCGTTCGCCGGGCTGACGGTTGCGCTGATCGTGCTGGCCCTGGTCACGTCGCCGACGCTGGGCTTCCTGGTGGCGCTGTTCAGCGTTGCGGTGCTCTTCTCCAACGCCGGCGGCGGCATCCTCAACTTCGTCTACCCGACCGAGCTGTTCCCGACCTCGCTGCGCGCCACCGGTGCCGGGCTGGCAACCTCGGTGAGCCGGATCGGCTCGATCCTCGGGGTGCTGGTGTTCCCCAACTTCGTGGCGTTGTGGGGGAGCAACGTGGCGCTGTGGTTCTTCGCCGCCGTCGGCGCGGCAGGCTTGATCATCTGTGTCACGATGGCGCCGGAGACCCGTCATCAGAGCCTGGAACAGATCAACGCCGAATCCGAACTGCACCGCGTCTGACCACGCCCGTCCGGGCAACCCCGTCCAGCCCACCAGGAGAGCCATCCGTGACCCGACCGCCGCGCGACACCACCCAGGCCACGATCATCCGTACGGCGCCGCAGCCGGACACCGGCTACCGGCGGCTGACGGCCGGGCCGGCGGAGCAGCATCGGGCCAGGACGGAGTTGATCACCGGATCGGCCTGGTCGCTGCCCGACCGGCCGGTCGGACGTCTGGTCCAGGTGACCGACTTCCAACTGGCCGACCTTGTCTCGCCGAGCCGGCTGGAGTTCCTGCAACGGCTCGCCGGGGTGCCGGCCTGGCGGCGGATGCTGCCGGCCTATCGTCCTCAGGAATTCCTGCTCCTACAGGCGATCGAGGCGATCCTGCGCACGATCCGGGAGTTGGCGACAGAGCCCGGGCGGGGATTCGATGCGGTGATCACGACCGGTGACAACACCGATTCAGCCCAGTTGAACGAGCTGCAGACCTTTCTGACCCTGATGAACGGCGGCCCGATCAGGCCGGGCGATCCGAACGATGGCCTGGACAGCACCGTGTCGGCGTCCGGCAACGAGTACTACTGGAATCCGGAGCCGACGTCGCGGGACCGTTGGAAGACCGAACGGGGGCTGCCCAATCATCCGGGTGCCCTGGCCGCGGCCGCCCGGCCCTTCGAGGCCGGGGGACTCGGTGCGCCCTGGCTCGCCTGTTTCGGCAACCACGACTGCCTGGTCCAGGGGCGTGCTCCGGCACCCCCGGGCTACGACGACTTCCTGACCGGCGGCAGCAAGCCGAGCGACCGGCCGCTGGACCGGGATCCGAGCGACCCACAGTCGACGCAGCGCCCGGACACCCTCGACGCCTACTGTGACGATCCGTTGATCTTCTCCACCGCGGCGCCGCACGACATCGAGGCACTGCCCGAGCGGCGGATGATCGACAAGGCGACCTACGTCCGACTGCACCGCGAGACGGGCCAGCAGCCGGCCGGACACGGATTCACCGCGGAGAACGCCGCCGACGGCACCGCCTACTACAGCTACGACGCCATCGACGGGCTGCGCCTGATCATCCTGGACACCACGAACCCGGCCGGCGGCGTCGACGGGTGTGTCGACGAGCGTCAGTTCGGCTGGCTGGCAGGCGAACTGGGGTCGGCCGGTGAGCGGCTGGTGATCATCTGCTCCCACCACGGGCTGTCCACCCTGACCAACGCCACCGGTGACGGGACCTGGGGCGGTCGGCTGCGGTTGGCCGATGAGGTCGAGGAACTGCTGCATCGTCACGGCAGCGTGATCGCCTGGCTGTCCGGACACACCCACGTCAACAAGGTCACACCGCGGCCCGGACCGTCCGGAGGTTTCTGGGAGATCAGCACCAGCTCGATCGCTGAGTGGCCGGTGCAGGTGCGCGAGTTGGAGGTCTTCGCCACAGACGAGGGGATCGCGATCCGAGCGACCATGATCGATTCCGCGGTCGCTCCGGAGCCGACCGGCGATCTCGACCTCGACGATCTGGCCGGCCTGCATCGGGAGGTCGCCGCCAACGACCCCGGCTCGGTCGGTGGTCTGGACGCCGAAGGTACGCCGCAGGACCGCAACGTCGTACTCTATCTGCGGAGGTCATGAATCGGAGATGATCATGGAGTCGGACAGCTCAGGCGATCGGACGGATCGGCCGACCCTGCAGACGATCGCCGGTGCGGCCGGCGTGTCCACCTCGCTGGTCAGCCTGGCACTGAACGGCAAGTCCGGTGTCTCGGCGGCTCGCCGGGACGAGATCCGTCAGCTCGCCGAGGATCTGGGCTATCAACCCGATCCAGTAGCCCGTGAACTGCGGACCGGCAGCGTCTCGATGATCGGACTGCTGGTCCGCAACGTGTCCAACCCGTTCTTCAACGATCTGCTGGCCGGGATGCAGCAGGCGGCGTTCGAACAGGGCGTGACCATCGTCGCGATGGATTCGGAGTATTCCGAGGACCGGGAGCGACGCCACATCCGGCACCTGGCCGCGCGTCGGGTCGACCGACTGGCGATCGCACCGATCGGACGGGCCGCATCCTTGGAGGAGTGGCAACGACTCCGGCCGGACGCCCGGACGGTGTTGATCAACGCCGGCCCACAGATGTATCCGGATCTGCCGCATGTCGCTCCGGACGCCCAGCAGGCCGTCGGTCTCGCCTTCGATCACCTGTGGCAACTGGGCCACCGGTCGATCGGATTCCTGTCCGCGCCGATCAGCCTGATGAGCGACGAGGACCGCTACCAGCACTACCTGTCGCTGTGCGATCGGCGACGGATCGAGCCACGTCCGATCTTCAGCGACCTGCAGGGGGAGGCGATCCGCAACCGGATCGTCACCGAACTGCAGGAGCCGGATCCGCCGACCGCGGTGATCACCAATTCCGACTGGTCCGCGCACTACGTGTATCTGGCGGTTCGGGATCTGGGGCTGCGGATCGGGGTCGACCTCTCCGTGGTCGGTCACGACGATCTGGACACCTCTCAACTGCTGGAACCCGCCCTGAGCACGCTGGCCGTCGATCGTCGCGAGTTGGGCCGGCAGATCTTCGCCCGGCTCGGGGCCGCCGACGACTCAGCTTTTGCCGGGCCGGTCTGGCTGATCGCCCGGGCATCATCGGGCCCGCCTCCCTGATCGGCTCCCGACGCTCGGCGCATTCCCCGCCCCTGCCCGTGTCGCGCACGACGGTGCAAATCGGTGCATCCTGGCTTACTGTTTGCGCGTGCGTGCGATGCGACGATTCACTGTGCGGCCGGTGCTTCCGGAGCCGCTGTCCGGACTGTCCGATCTTGCCCTGAACCTGCGGTGGTGCTGGGACGCCGACACCCGGGAATTGTTCGAGAGCGTCGATCCGGTGCTGTGGGCCGAGACCGCGCACGATCCGGTCCGACTGCTGGCCGAGGTCGATCCGGCACGGTTGACCGAGCTGTCCGCTGATCGGAAGTTCATCCGGCACCTCGAACTCGCCCGAGCCGATCTGACCGAATACCTGTCCGCGGACCGGTGGTATCAGGAGTATGCCGCCAGCACGGCCGATGCGCCGCGCGCGATCGGCTACTTCTCGCCGGAGTTCGGGATCACCGAGGTGTTGCCGCAGTATTCCGGTGGCTTGGGCATCCTGGCCGGGGACCATCTGAAGGCGGCGAGTGATCTCGGTGTGCCGATCATCGGTGTCGGACTGCTGTATCGGCATGGCTACTTCACCCAGTCCTTGAATCTGTCCGGGTGGCAGCAGGAACGCTATCCGATGATCGATCCGAACAGCCTTCCGTTGCGGTTGTTGCGTGATCGTTCCGGCTCCGCCTCGGACACCGCGGACGACGGCCGACCGGTGATCATCGAGGTGCCGCTGGACGGCAGGACACTGCACGCCCAGGTCTGGGTGGCCGAGGTCGGCCGGGTGCCGCTGCTGTTGCTGGACGCGGACGTCGAGCAGAATTCGGGCACCGACCGCGAGGTGACCGATCGACTGTACGGCGGTGGCGCCGATCATCGACTGGCTCAGGAGATCCTGCTCGGCATCGGTGGCGTCCGAGCGATCCGCGCCTACTGTGCGATCACCGGGGCAGCGGCTCCCGAGGTATTCCACACCAACGAGGGCCATGCGGGATTCCTCGGCCTGGAACGGATCCGGGAGTATCTGTCCGCGGGAGAACTCGACTTCGATGCGGCCCTGGAGGAAACCCGAGCGGCCACCGTCTTCACCACCCACACCCCGGTCCCGGCCGGCATCGACCGCTTCGACCGCGATCTGATCGCACGCTACTTCGAACACCTCGACCCGGTACCGGTGGACCGCGTATTGGCACTCGGTGCCGAGGACTACGAGGGTGGTGATCCCGGCAAGTTCAACATGGCGGTGATGGGCTTCCGGCTGGCCCAGCGGGCCAACGGTGTGTCCCGGCTGCACGGCGAGGTCTCACGGGAGATGTTCCACGGGCTCTGGCGACTGTTCGACACCGCCGAGGTGCCGATCACCTCGATCACCAACGGGGTCCATCA
Protein-coding sequences here:
- a CDS encoding VOC family protein produces the protein MSTEDRAPAAALARVIISTGDLQRALAIYRDVLGYHGDVTGDVATLSNGSASAIMLHRRPTTPSDAAVAAAFTVDDLDAVVRAWEAAGGSVIDPPSDQPWGERMAVVRDADGHVVCLIDR
- a CDS encoding class I SAM-dependent methyltransferase; protein product: MDENSAVNREFWDEIAPHHAGSDYYAIERFVASPDSLGLIEKSELGDVAGRSICHLQCHLGLDSLSLARLGADVTGVDFSGASLRIARELCERTRLPARFVESDVLTAAATLQTEYDIVFTTRGVLMWIGDLAGWADNCLRLLRPGGTFYLLDIHPLGMAVEQTGSGLRLASSYFGGGAPSITEEDASYAVSGVGLTHRETREWIHPVGEVVTALAGAGLVIEFLHEHPDDGYAPTTLSATADVAGVPELPALFSIRAHRPG
- a CDS encoding phosphotransferase family protein — its product is MGSTSGWPNSYVRGLHAGVSTPIDILDRLTRWATGRRLDEVQRIVDGYENEVYRVRTTGERDVLIRIKRFGGDLDESLREARAIEQARSVGMPAPELLLVDTVVIDGTAFPVMVQRAVPGRALVEVYDGLGQHQRHRVLVQIGRMIADLTGIAVDGDWTARTASEVAKRRAERDLVITAGFSDHEFDELMAALDRYPDRFPCPDPVLCHGDLSPKHIFVDDELRVTGVIDFGDTHAGSPVDDLAVLRVRGPALSLDSLLSGYRRTDIAGFRQRLDLHTLLIALGSLAIGVDENDAGCVRRVSLLIRKILAALHDDGC
- a CDS encoding LacI family DNA-binding transcriptional regulator, whose protein sequence is MIMESDSSGDRTDRPTLQTIAGAAGVSTSLVSLALNGKSGVSAARRDEIRQLAEDLGYQPDPVARELRTGSVSMIGLLVRNVSNPFFNDLLAGMQQAAFEQGVTIVAMDSEYSEDRERRHIRHLAARRVDRLAIAPIGRAASLEEWQRLRPDARTVLINAGPQMYPDLPHVAPDAQQAVGLAFDHLWQLGHRSIGFLSAPISLMSDEDRYQHYLSLCDRRRIEPRPIFSDLQGEAIRNRIVTELQEPDPPTAVITNSDWSAHYVYLAVRDLGLRIGVDLSVVGHDDLDTSQLLEPALSTLAVDRRELGRQIFARLGAADDSAFAGPVWLIARASSGPPP
- a CDS encoding 3-deoxy-7-phosphoheptulonate synthase: MSVTTEAAASDLHVSQFESLTAPDTLCRGLPASSMVASVVERGRAEIAGVLSGADPRLLVIVGPCSVHDPDAGLDYARRLAELADSLADDLVVIMRSYFEKPRTTVGWKGLINDPHLDGSHDIGTGLELARRFLLDVGELGLPTATELLEPITPQYVADLISWAAIGARTTESQIHRQLASGLSMPVGFKNATDGDVGLAVDGAVAAGRPQSFLGIDGNGRAALVRTTGNPDAHVVLRGGRSGPNYGSGPVAMAAERAAQAGVRPRVVVDASHANSGKDHRRQAVVVNELADQIGAGDDNIGGVMMESFIVGGAQPLDVTAGRQLTYGQSVTDACLSWETTAELLPRLARAGRERIRRR
- a CDS encoding TIGR03767 family metallophosphoesterase, with product MTRPPRDTTQATIIRTAPQPDTGYRRLTAGPAEQHRARTELITGSAWSLPDRPVGRLVQVTDFQLADLVSPSRLEFLQRLAGVPAWRRMLPAYRPQEFLLLQAIEAILRTIRELATEPGRGFDAVITTGDNTDSAQLNELQTFLTLMNGGPIRPGDPNDGLDSTVSASGNEYYWNPEPTSRDRWKTERGLPNHPGALAAAARPFEAGGLGAPWLACFGNHDCLVQGRAPAPPGYDDFLTGGSKPSDRPLDRDPSDPQSTQRPDTLDAYCDDPLIFSTAAPHDIEALPERRMIDKATYVRLHRETGQQPAGHGFTAENAADGTAYYSYDAIDGLRLIILDTTNPAGGVDGCVDERQFGWLAGELGSAGERLVIICSHHGLSTLTNATGDGTWGGRLRLADEVEELLHRHGSVIAWLSGHTHVNKVTPRPGPSGGFWEISTSSIAEWPVQVRELEVFATDEGIAIRATMIDSAVAPEPTGDLDLDDLAGLHREVAANDPGSVGGLDAEGTPQDRNVVLYLRRS
- a CDS encoding MFS transporter yields the protein MAFEGLDNPSVRRFQRKVTVLSAGGTFLDGFDLTVIAVALPLIHAEWQLTALEKSLIVSSAIIGSFIGASLLGNLTDRFGRKAMYVVDLLAFVIFAALTAFSTEVWQLILFRFLLGVGIGADYPISATLVSEFSSNSRRGMHSTSLGAMWFVGAVAAYLVGLAVVPLGDWSWRILLLVGAAIALVVFFFRVKLPESPRWLASRGRPEEARSVIARITGNPEAELVLPTTPPRQPVRFLFSGAMRRRTLFVCGFWFCYATAYYGISMYTPTILEPLTSGDRVITIIGSGLVAVLGMVGAFVGMNLVDRWGRRPLIITSFAGLTVALIVLALVTSPTLGFLVALFSVAVLFSNAGGGILNFVYPTELFPTSLRATGAGLATSVSRIGSILGVLVFPNFVALWGSNVALWFFAAVGAAGLIICVTMAPETRHQSLEQINAESELHRV
- a CDS encoding histidine phosphatase family protein gives rise to the protein MLDLSTLENSYTVMRHAQSRPNVAGLIVCRAPAGLDPANGLTELGRRQARDSASSWAAHRAGDATPPVIISSDFSRTTETAEILREVTGAGPVRLDRRLRERDFGGFDGGPASAYDQVWARDAEDATAPGVEPTGAVRDRVLSMITDLEREHRGRAIVLVSHGDTSQITQAAFAGLPVHTHRTLPPLGNAELRALNVLDPMIDRTAG